From a region of the Alosa sapidissima isolate fAloSap1 chromosome 9, fAloSap1.pri, whole genome shotgun sequence genome:
- the LOC121719560 gene encoding CMRF35-like molecule 1 — MNMTTFLLLILLSCLESGSGVHAIDVTGYVGGDAVFRCPYDSGYEEYSKYLCRGSCHFGHKDIPVQITAGQTDNIVKTENGQTKAVNGRFSLHDDTTARGLTVTITGLSAGDYGQYWCAIKTGFGKSDVYTEIQLQVLQPVSEHPTEFATTEKGKSNTSVLAGTVVGFILILIAVCVLLLFHLQKRRKDSKTLDCVSTITGSLPQSSRDTAAENYHPAPASAFEPDWDPPNPSATCTSTTITPSQIEPTYLALKPSNSASPDSVYQTMSAVPLRKAKVAVSSSVRSVDNEYITMGPPLSRAMKPHGRNSRLPF, encoded by the exons ATGAACATGACAACATTTCTGCTTCTCATCCTTTTGTCCTGTCTGGAGTCAG gctcTGGTGTGCATGCGATTGACGTGACTGGATATGTTGGAGGTGACGCTGTGTTCAGATGCCCTTATGACTCTGGATATGAGGAATACTCCAAGTACCTCTGCAGAGGGTCGTGTCACTTTGGACATAAAGACATTCCAGTCCAGATTACAGCAGGTCAGACAGATAACATAGTTAAGACTGAAAATGGTCAGACCAAAGCAGTCAATGGCAGATTCTCTCTGCATGATGACACCACTGCTAGAGGCCTCACTGTGACCATCACTGGACTGAGTGCAGGGGATTATGGACAGTACTGGTGTGCCATAAAAACAGGATTTGGAAAATCTGATGTGTACACTGAGATACAGTTACAAGTTCTACAGC CCGTGTCAGAACACCCAACAG AATTTGCCACAACTGAAAAAGGAAAATCAAACACaa GTGTACTGGCAGGTACTGTTGTGGGGTTTATTCTGATTCTAATAGCGGTCTGTGTCCTGTTGCTGTTTCACCTCCAAAAGAGACGAAAAGACTCAAAGACTTTAG ATTGTGTATCCACAATTACTGGCTCCCTCCCACAGTCAAGTAGAGACACAGCAGCA GAAAACTATCATCCAGCTCCAGCCTCAGCGTTTGAGCCTGATTGGGACCCTCCAAACCCCTCAGCTACCTGCACCAGCACCACAATCACTCCATCTCAGATTGAGCCCACGTACTTGGCCCTGAAGCCCAGCAACTCAGCTTCCCCTGACTCTGTGTACCAGACGATGAGTGCTGTGCCCTTGAGGAAGGCCAAGGTGGCCGTGTCAAGTTCTGTAAGGAGCGTGGACAACGAGTACATCACCATGGGACCTCCGTTGTCAAGAGCTATGAAGCCTCATGGGAGAAACTCAAGGCTCCCATTTTAA
- the LOC121718498 gene encoding CXADR-like membrane protein codes for MGDGSDLVLNFAGGLGELRVTYSPTHICALEGSSVTISCSYTYHSYLTVKEAFWTNQISRFPVNLSKIDNYAQRVTVNCGNSSSACSLQIVNLTKADAQHLYYCSMLTNRRTDIGQPGVPLNIASLQVASYAEGTNVKEGDNVTLTCNTTCNLTSNASFIWSKDGRPVEKKQIINNQLQLHPVSYEDEGSYTCAVRGHEGHPSPPKMLEVMPVSHSLHVAALVGVAAAVFGGLFCVVYWLRMKIMATL; via the exons ATGGGTGACGGGTCGGATCTGGTGCTGAACTTTGCGG GGGGTTTGGGTGAGTTGAGAGTCACTTACAGCCCAACACACATCTGTGCTCTGGAGGGATCATCAGTCACCATATCCTGCTCTTACACCTACCACAGTTATCTTACAGTTAAAGAAGCTTTCTGGACAAACCAAATCTCTAGATTCCCTGTTAATCTCTCTAAGATTGACAACTATGCACAAAGAGTCACAGTGAACTGTGGGAACAGTAGCAGTGCTTGTTCTCTGCAAATTGTAAATCTCACCAAAGCAGATGCACAACATCTCTACTACTGTTCAATGCTCACCAATAGGAGAACAGACATAGGCCAACCAGGAGTTCCATTGAACATTGCAA GCCTGCAGGTTGCTTCATATGCAGAAGGCACAAACGTAAAGGAAGGTGACAATGTGACTCTCACCTGCAACACCACCTGCAATCTGACCAGCAACGCTTCATTCATCTGGAGTAAAGATGGACGTCCTGTAGAGAAGAAGCAGATCATCAACAACCAGCTGCAGCTCCACCCAGTCAGTTATGAAGATGAGGGCAGCTACACCTGTGCTGTTAGAGGCCATGAGGGTCATCCATCACCACCCAAAATGCTGGAAGTTATGC CAGTgtcccatagcctacatgttgcTGCTCTTGTTGGAGTGGCAGCAGCAGTCTTTGGGGGTCTATTTTGTGTCGTGTACTGGCTGAG GATGAAGATCATGGCAACACTGTAA